In a genomic window of Salmo trutta unplaced genomic scaffold, fSalTru1.1, whole genome shotgun sequence:
- the LOC115188266 gene encoding uncharacterized protein LOC115188266: MVNVESLKSLLDNIVKRLAEGGSFYLIITLIFIQYTVFHVEFVCSCKPEVLNCVMYILIPVFLLMFLVLWTDQMFKRLCRFTCRRSLKCHFGCRLCSLLCKSFCVGLLWIASVLIDGDWYVCCGNNLPNDKVDLPCKKNVLIPEDKNTLAQLRNDSLVIGLLCLLAVAFGFILSIIPPCRCRAKNTPGSQNTPDRGCCITFCEACCKSYHRHLYEESVLEETEIIMRDILKEKAKEYVSVTVSQIRPLTETTNKDQKVNSDEGGNPSVSLPETQRGEGAVGDAHTFDWDKISNLAFDMIDDLHKTSKPQEGSSGDDGKGGSIQPRPSDAVNDQGGDDGKGGSIQPPASDAVNDQGGDDGKGGSIQPRPSDAVNDQGGEDDDEGGSIQPHASEAVNDQGGDDDDEGGSIQPRPSDAVNDQGGDDDDEGGSIQPPASEAVNDQGGDDDDEGGSIQPHAFEAVNDQGDEDDGKAIGEP, translated from the exons ATGGTTAACGTTGAGAGTCTGAAATCTCTACTCGACAACATAGTGAAAAGATTGGCAGAAGGGGGCAGTTTTTATCTAATAATCACTCTCATCTTCATTCAGTACACTGTGTTTCATGTAGAGTTTGTTTGCAGCTGCAAACCTGAAGTTTTGAACTGTGTCATGTACATCCTGATTCCAGTTTTTCTGTTGATGTTCCTCGTTCTCTGGACGGATCAGATGTTCAAAAGACTATGTCGGTTCACATGCAGACGGAGTCTCAAATGTCATTTTGGCTGTAGACTGTGCTCCCTTCTGTGTAAGTCATTCTGTGTCGGGTTGCTTTGGATTGCATCTGTGCTCATCGATGGAGACTGGTACGTGTGCTGTGGAAACAATCTCCCTAATGACAAAGTTGATCTTCCCTGCAAAAAAAATGTGCTCATCCCTGAAGACAAAAATACCCTGGCTCAACTCAGAAATGATTCGTTG GTTATTGGTTTGTTATGTCTGCTGGCTGTTGCTTTTGGGTTCATCCTGTCTATCATACCTCCATGTCGTTGCCGTGCTAAGAACACGCCTGGGAGTCAGAACACGCCTGATCGCGGTTGTTGTATCACATTTTGTGAGGCTTGTTGTAAATCTTATCACAGGCATTTATATGAGGAGAGTGTTTTGGAAGAAACTGAAATTATAATGAGAGACATTCTAAAGGAGAAAGCTAAAGAGTATGTATCTGTTACAGTGAGCCAAATAAGACCCCTTACTGAGACAACGAATAAAGACCAGAAGGTAAATAGTGATGAGGGGGGAAACCCATCAGTGTCCCttccagagacacagagaggtgagggggcagTAGGAGACGCTCATACATTTGATTGGGATAAAATATCGAATTTAGCTTTTGACATGATTGATGACTTACATAAAACTTCAAAACCACAAGAGGGATCAAGTGGGGATGATGGAAAAGGGGGATCAATACAACCCCGTCCATCTGATGCAGTTAATGATCAGGGTGGGGATGATGGAAAAGGGGGATCAATACAACCCCCTGCATCTGATGCAGTTAATGATCAGGGTGGGGATGATGGAAAGGGGGGATCAATACAACCCCGTCCGTCTGATGCAGTTAATGATCAGGGTGGggaggatgatgatgaagggGGATCAATACAACCCCATGCATCTGAGGCAGTTAATGATCAgggtggggatgatgatgatgaagggggATCAATACAACCCCGTCCATCTGATGCAGTTAATGATCAgggtggggatgatgatgatgaagggggATCAATACAACCCCCTGCATCTGAGGCAGTTAATGATCAgggtggggatgatgatgatgaagggggATCAATACAACCCCATGCATTTGAGGCAGTTAATGATCAGGGTGATGAGGATGATGGAAAAGCAATTGGTGAACCGTGA